AAGGAAACGATGCGCGGGGTGCCGATGCAGGCGCCGCCCATCGCTTCGAAACCGGTAAAGGAGGGCCCCCACTGCGCCCCGTCCCACCACTTGTGATACAGCGCGCTGTCGGTGCCCGTGACGAACACGTCGAGCCGGTTCGGTCCCCACGACACCGCTTGCGGCGGGCTGGTGCAGACGCCGCCGAGCCGTTCGTAGCCTGTGACCGACGGTCCCCAGGCCGTCCTGTTCCACCATTTGTGGTACAGGGCGCGGTCCATGCCGAGCACGAAGGCATCCAGGCGGTCGGGGCCCCACGCCACGACGGGAGAGGAACTCGGACGCACCAAGCTGGCCCCGGTGCCGATCTGGCTGCGCGGCCCATCCAGGCAGGCCTGCATGCGCGTCGCCTGACCGGCCGTGAACATCACCATGGCGCGGTCGTCGACATAGTCCATGTAGTTCATGAACATGTCGCCGTTCGGGCCATTGCTGCAGCTGACATGCGGGAATCCGGGCACGCCGGTGTTGGCGCCGCCCTGGTTCGGGGTGTCGGCCACGTTGTCGGTGCCGCTGCATCCGCTGCCGTCGTCGCCCCAGATATGGTTCAGGTTGAGCCAGTGGCCGATTTCGTGCGTCGCGGTGCGGCCCAGGTTGAACGGCGCCGCCGCGCTGCCGACCGTGCCGAACGCCGAACACAGGATCACCACGCCATCCGTTTGCGCCGGACCGCCGGGGAACTGCGCATAGCCGAGCAGGCCGCCGCCCAGCTGGCAGACCCAGATGTTCAGGTAGCGCGCGGCCGGCCAGGCATCCATGCCGCCGCTGGCGGCCGCCTTGACCGCGTCGTTATCGGAAAAGCTGGCGACCGTGGCCTGGCGCCGCTCGATGCCCGAGGATGGCGTGCCGTTCGGCGCGCTGTCGGCCAGGTAGAATTCGACGCGCGAGTCGGCAGCGAGGGGCAGGAATGGCGCCGGCGTGCTGGCGACGTCCGGGTTGGCACGGCGGAAATCGCGGTTGAGGACATCGATCTGGCTGCGGATCTGCGCATCCGAGATGTTCTGGACCGGCGTGTTCCACACCACATGCACCACGACCGGGATGCGGGTGATGCCGCTGCGCTGCGCTTCCGCATCGACGGAAGCGAACAGCGCCGCCTGGTTTTCGATGGCGGCGCGACGCTGGGCGTAGCCGGGATCGGTCGACAGCAGGCGGCGGTGCACGTCCATGGTCGCGCAACGCCTGACCGGACGCGTGCCGCCGTCGGCGCCGCTGCCACCGCTGCCGCCGCCGTCGCCGCCTCCGTCACCGGCGTCGCGGCGCCCGGCTCCGCCACCGCTACCCATGTCGCCGCGCGGCATGCCGTCATCCTGCGCTGCCCTTGCCTGGAACAGGCTCGCAGACGGCATGTCATCGGGTGCGTCATGCCGGCCGCTGCCGGGCATGCCACGGTCATCCGGATCGGGGAATCCGGCGCCCATGTCGTTGGGCATTTGCTCGGGATTGTTCGACGAGGCCCCGTTGCCGGCTGCTGCCTGGCTTTCCATCGGGTTGGCGATGCCGTCACCATCTGCAGGCCTTGCCTCGCTTTTGCTGCTCTTGGTTCGCATACATCCCCCTGCTGAGAAACGAGAATCGCCAATGAACGTTTGTAGCAGTGGTGAGACCTGTTTTTTCGCCAAAAGGTCCGGCAAACAGACAGAAAACTGGAAGAAGGGAAAAACTTTTTGGCACGCCTGAAAAGCAAAAAGCCCCGCTCAGAACGAGGATTCACAAATGTGAATCCGAACAACGGGATTTCGTTTTACCAAAACGAAAAACCCCACCGAGATCACTCGGTGGGGTTTCGCTTATAACTAGCCTGACGATAACCTACTTTCACACTGGTTGCAGCACTATCATCGGCGCAAAGTCGTTTCACGGTCCTGTTCGGGATGGGAAGGGGTGGTACCGACTTGCTATGGTCATCAGGCATGACTTGTACGGGTGCGTCGTGCTGTGCGCGATGCCACCCTGAATCTGGAAGAAGTATTTTCTGTAATCTGTGGTCTTACTTGTATCAACAAACAGCCGAACCCTCATCTTTGGCTGACTGCCAAGGTTATAGGGACAAGCCGTACGGGCAATTAGTACTGGTTAGCTTAATGCATTACTGCACTTCCACACCCAGCCTATCAACGTCCTGGTCTCGAACGACCCTTCAAGGAGCTCAAGGCTCCGGGAAATCTCATCTCAAGGCGAGTTTCCCGCTTAGATGCTTTCAGCGGTTATCTCTTCCGAACTTAGCTACCCGGCAATGCCACTGGCGTGACAACCGGTACACCAGAGGTTCGTCCACTCCGGTCCTCTCGTACTAGGAGCAGCCCCCTTCAAATTTCCAACGCCCACGGCAGATAGGGACCAAACTGTCTCACGACGTTTTAAACCCAGCTCACGTACCACTTTAAATGGCGAACAGCCATACCCTTGGGACCGGCTACAGCCCCAGGATGTGATGAGCCGACATCGAGGTGCCAAACTCCCCCGTCGATATGAACTCTTGGGAGGAATCAGCCTGTTATCCCCAGAGTACCTTTTATCCGTTGAGCGATGGCCCTTCCATACAGAACCACCGGATCACTATGTCCTACTTTCGTACCTGCTCGACTTGTCGGTCTCGCAGTTAAGCACGCTTATGCCATTGCACTATTAGCACGATGTCCGACCGTACCTAGCGTACCTTCGAACTCCTCCGTTACACTTTAGGAGGAGACCGCCCCAGTCAAACTGCCTACCATGCACTGTCCCCGACCCGGATCACGGGCCAAGGTTAGAACCTCAAACAAACCAGGGTGGTATTTCAAGGATGGCTCCACGAGAACTGGCGTCCCCGCTTCAAAGCCTCCCACCTATCCTACACAGATTGGTTCAAAGTCCAATGCAAAGCTACAGTAAAGGTTCATGGGGTCTTTCCGTCTAGCCGCGGGTAGATTGCATCATCACAAACATTTCAACTTCGCTGAGTCTCGGGAGGAGACAGTGTGGCCATCGTTACGCCATTCGTGCAGGTCGGAACTTACCCGACAAGGAATTTCGCTACCTTAGGACCGTTATAGTTACGGCCGCCGTTTACTGGGACTTCAATCAAGAGCTTGCACCCCATCATTTAATCTTCCAGCACCGGGCAGGCGTCACACCCTATACGTCCACTTTCGTGTTTGCAGAGTGCTGTGTTTTTATTAAACAGTCGCAGCCACCAGTTTATTGCAACCCTTTCACCCTTCTGCAGCAAAGCAGTCAAGTTACCGGGGCGTACCTTTTCCCGAAGTTACGGTACCAATTTGCCGAGTTCCTTCTCCCGAGTTCTCTCAAGCGCCTTAGAATACTCATCTCGCCCACCTGTGTCGGTTTGCGGTACGGTCTCGTATGACTGAAGCTTAGAGGCTTTTCTTGGAACCACTTCCGATTGCTTCGTAGCACATGGCTACACGTCCCAGTCCCTTGAATCCTGCGCCCGGATTTGCCTAAGCGCCTTCTATGAACCAGAAACCAGCTATTCCAACAGCTGGACAACCTTCCGCGATCCGTCCCCCCATCGCATCATACGACGGTGCAGGAATATTAACCTGCTTCCCATCAGCTACGCATCTCTGCCTCGCCTTAGGGGCCGACTCACCCTGCTCCGATGAACGTTGAACAGGAAACCTTGGGCTTACGGCGTGCGGGCTTTTCACCCGCATTATCGCTACTCATGTCAGCATTCGCACTTCCGATACCTCCAGCATCCCTTACGAGACACCTTCTCAGGCTTACGGAACGCTCTCCTACCATATCGATCTTGATGCAAGCATCAGAAAGATATCCGCAGCTTCGGTGACTGGCTTAGCCCCGTTACATCTTCCGCGCAGGACGACTCGATCAGTGAGCTATTACGCTTTCTTTAAATGATGGCTGCTTCTAAGCCAACATCCTGACTGTTTTAGCCTTCCCACTTCGTTTTCCACTTAGCCAATCTTTGGGACCTTAGCTGGCGGTCTGGGTTGTTTCCCT
The genomic region above belongs to Massilia forsythiae and contains:
- a CDS encoding M43 family zinc metalloprotease — translated: MRTKSSKSEARPADGDGIANPMESQAAAGNGASSNNPEQMPNDMGAGFPDPDDRGMPGSGRHDAPDDMPSASLFQARAAQDDGMPRGDMGSGGGAGRRDAGDGGGDGGGSGGSGADGGTRPVRRCATMDVHRRLLSTDPGYAQRRAAIENQAALFASVDAEAQRSGITRIPVVVHVVWNTPVQNISDAQIRSQIDVLNRDFRRANPDVASTPAPFLPLAADSRVEFYLADSAPNGTPSSGIERRQATVASFSDNDAVKAAASGGMDAWPAARYLNIWVCQLGGGLLGYAQFPGGPAQTDGVVILCSAFGTVGSAAAPFNLGRTATHEIGHWLNLNHIWGDDGSGCSGTDNVADTPNQGGANTGVPGFPHVSCSNGPNGDMFMNYMDYVDDRAMVMFTAGQATRMQACLDGPRSQIGTGASLVRPSSSPVVAWGPDRLDAFVLGMDRALYHKWWNRTAWGPSVTGYERLGGVCTSPPQAVSWGPNRLDVFVTGTDSALYHKWWDGAQWGPSFTGFEAMGGACIGTPRIVSFAERRLDVFVLGTNRALFHKWYDGTWGPSPTGYESLGGTCIGQPEVVAWGPNRLDIFVIGMDRALYHKSWDGSAWRPSVNGYERLGGTCTSSPRAVAWGPNRLDIFVAGTDGALYHKWWNGAAWRPSQEGFERLGGVCVGEVEAVAWGPNRLDLFVTGTDSGVYHKAWDGAAWRPSITGYEALGGVCTSPPYAAAWAANRLDLFVTGTDSALYHKAWTGSAWAPSIQGYENLGGTVSDLRKAQSQAAEREPAAAMPLAPPQRDASSMANA